The following nucleotide sequence is from Mucilaginibacter sp. cycad4.
TGAGAGTACCGGTCTTTCTATAAATTTCTGAAACATGACTTTAAAGTTTAAGTATATGTATTATTTCTTAACTACAACGGCTACTTTATCTGCAGCCTTTTGAGGCTGGATAACCATACCTTCCTGTAATTTATCAATGCCCTCTAACACGATTTGGTCGCCTGCTTTAATAGCTTCTTTATCTTTAACCAGGTAGTGATCACCCGATTTACCAACTATGTCGATAGGTTGTTTTTTAACTTTGCTGCTATCGCCAACTACAAATACGAATACTTTATCCTGCATTTCGATAGTTGAAGCTTCCGGAACAATCAAGGCATCTTTATGGCTCAGGCTTAAGCGGATTTTACCGGTATTACCAGAGCGTAAGAGACCGTCGGGGTTTGAGAAGTTTGCCCTTAGTGTGATAGCGCCGGTGTTTTTATCAAACTGGCCGTCTACAATATCAATTTTACCTTGTTTAGCATATTCTTTATTATCAGCTAACAATAATGATACTGATGGTACATTTTTCAATTTATCTTTCAGGTTAGCGCCGGGATATTGTTCTTTAAAGGCAACAAAATCTTTTTCGCCCAATGAAAAGTAAACGTGTACATCATGAACATCTGATAATTGAGTTAGTGGAGCAACATCTGCAGGGGCAACCAGGCTACCTTGTTTCTTAGCAAGCAGACCGATATAACCGCTTACAGGAGCTTTTATTAAGGTGTAACCTAAATTGATCTGCGCGGTAGCTACATTAGCTTTAGCCGATTCGATATTGGCTTTCGCTACATCAGCTGCCGCCTTAGCTGTTTTTAGCTGGTAGTCAGAAACTACTTTATTAGCTACAAGCGGAGTTAATTTTTCAACTTCCAATTGCGCATTTACCTGTGCTGCTTCGGCCGCGTGTAAGCTTGCTAAAGCGTTATTTAAAGCTGCGCGGTATGGTTGTTCGTTAATTTTAAATATAGGCTGACCGGCAGATACGAAAGCGCCTTCGTCAACAAATACTTTATCTAAAGTACCGCTTACCTGTGGCCTGATCTCTACGTTAACAGCACCTTCAATTGAAGCCGGATATTCCTGGTAAGTAGTTTCGGTACCTGATACTATAGTAGCAACCGGTAAGGCCGGCGGTGGTGGTGCTGTTGGAGCCTGCGGTGCAGATGAACATCCGTATAATGTTAAAGCTGCAACTGCTGCTAAAAGGAGTGTTTTCATGAGTGATGATTTTAAGAGTGGTGAATGAATAGGATTAGAAAAAGCCGTTGGGCTTGTGATATATGATGATTTGATTGTTTTCATTGTTTTACTGTTGCCTACTGTTTTCAATTGAGATGCCAATTTTATATTTAACTGCATATCAATCATTTATAATAATAGAATTTAATTTAAAGTACCTTATATCGTGATATTCACGATTTTTCATCACGATATAACAAAACGATGTGCGCTAATTACAGCATCTGCATAAATTAGATGTTACAACACCGTTAAATCGTTTAACACTGTTAAATAGATTACGAGGGTTGTGAGTGAGCTTTTTCATTGTATTAAGAGTTTGTTTTAAAAAGTGCTTAACAATTACCTAACACTGTAAGGTAATTTAACAGTGTTGTTTTCAAGTCACAGA
It contains:
- a CDS encoding efflux RND transporter periplasmic adaptor subunit is translated as MKTLLLAAVAALTLYGCSSAPQAPTAPPPPALPVATIVSGTETTYQEYPASIEGAVNVEIRPQVSGTLDKVFVDEGAFVSAGQPIFKINEQPYRAALNNALASLHAAEAAQVNAQLEVEKLTPLVANKVVSDYQLKTAKAAADVAKANIESAKANVATAQINLGYTLIKAPVSGYIGLLAKKQGSLVAPADVAPLTQLSDVHDVHVYFSLGEKDFVAFKEQYPGANLKDKLKNVPSVSLLLADNKEYAKQGKIDIVDGQFDKNTGAITLRANFSNPDGLLRSGNTGKIRLSLSHKDALIVPEASTIEMQDKVFVFVVGDSSKVKKQPIDIVGKSGDHYLVKDKEAIKAGDQIVLEGIDKLQEGMVIQPQKAADKVAVVVKK